From Microbacterium sp. LWH11-1.2, one genomic window encodes:
- a CDS encoding enolase C-terminal domain-like protein: MSVVERMRVLRVSSPLVRPFVTAVRRTDRLDVVLVEATDADGRVGWGEAAVSWRVTGESPQSVAAAVAGPLGDIVGGRGAGDPALADDLARAIWGNAAARSAVACAVADLAARQRGLSVAEALLGNGATAPSRLRTDMTLSTAAPAELAEQAIAHVAAGFGCLKIKASADHDTVAGLRAVRAAVGAEVSLRIDANQAWDVATAIRIIRTCEDEGLGIELVEQPVAAPDIEGLAGVTAAVGTPIMADEAVRTESDVRVIAERGAADLVNIKLAKTGGPAEAVAAARAAREHGLGVVFGCMMESPVGVTATAHLAAALAPEVVHDLDAALWLQRSPVTGGIRSEADVLMLGDGCGLGIDALASDADADVLADIRVHQGVCA, from the coding sequence ATGAGCGTCGTGGAGCGGATGCGCGTGCTGCGGGTGTCGTCGCCGCTGGTGCGGCCCTTCGTCACGGCGGTGCGCCGCACGGATCGCCTCGACGTCGTGCTCGTCGAGGCGACCGATGCGGACGGCCGCGTCGGCTGGGGCGAGGCGGCGGTGAGCTGGCGGGTCACGGGGGAGAGCCCGCAGAGCGTCGCCGCCGCCGTCGCCGGTCCGCTCGGTGACATCGTCGGCGGACGGGGAGCAGGGGACCCCGCGCTGGCCGACGACCTCGCGCGGGCGATCTGGGGGAATGCGGCCGCTCGCAGCGCGGTCGCCTGCGCGGTCGCGGATCTCGCCGCGCGGCAGCGGGGGCTGTCCGTCGCGGAGGCGCTTCTGGGGAACGGCGCGACGGCGCCGTCGCGCCTCCGCACGGACATGACGCTGTCGACCGCCGCCCCCGCGGAACTGGCGGAGCAGGCCATCGCGCACGTCGCGGCGGGGTTCGGCTGCCTCAAGATCAAGGCCTCGGCCGATCACGACACCGTGGCGGGGCTGCGGGCGGTCCGGGCGGCCGTCGGGGCTGAGGTGTCGCTGCGGATCGACGCGAACCAGGCGTGGGACGTCGCGACCGCGATCCGCATCATCCGCACCTGCGAAGACGAGGGACTCGGCATCGAGCTGGTCGAGCAGCCCGTCGCGGCGCCCGACATCGAGGGCCTTGCGGGGGTCACGGCCGCGGTCGGCACCCCGATCATGGCCGATGAGGCGGTGCGCACCGAGAGTGATGTCCGGGTGATCGCCGAACGCGGCGCCGCCGACCTGGTCAACATCAAGCTGGCGAAGACCGGCGGGCCGGCCGAGGCCGTCGCCGCGGCCCGCGCCGCTCGGGAGCACGGACTCGGCGTCGTGTTCGGCTGCATGATGGAGTCGCCGGTCGGCGTCACCGCCACCGCGCACCTCGCCGCGGCCCTGGCCCCCGAGGTCGTGCACGATCTCGACGCGGCGCTCTGGCTCCAGCGGTCGCCCGTCACGGGCGGCATCCGTTCCGAGGCTGACGTGCTCATGCTCGGAGACGGGTGCGGTCTCGGCATCGACGCGCTCGCGTCCGACGCCGACGCCGATGTCCTCGCCGACATCCGGGTCCACCAGGGGGTGTGCGCATGA
- a CDS encoding anhydro-N-acetylmuramic acid kinase codes for MRVLGLISGTSHDGIDASVVDFTIDGDGSSTRGVHLRGSVLASTSVPYTPELRARLIAALPPAQTTLAEVAELDTLIGQAFAEVAADISAEVGGVDAICSHGQTVYHWVDGAHALGTLQIGQPAWIAERVGVPVVSDIRIRDITAGGHGAPLVSFLDELLLRTHAGVSAALNLGGISNMTVVRPDGLVAYDIGPANALVDAVIVEHGLNPLGYDDDARIARTGRVDDALLAALLADPYYALTPPKSTGKEHFHLGYVLEHLAVQGREIAVEDVVRTLTELTVQTVARDVAAAGIEFLAVSGGGCRNPLILDGLRAALPGTRVVLADELGAPADSKEAILLALIGWCTMHGVSAIVPGGTGAREPRILGTITPGAGPLVMPQPVSGIDSLSLAEAAAS; via the coding sequence ATGCGCGTCCTGGGACTCATCTCCGGCACCTCGCACGACGGGATCGATGCATCGGTCGTGGACTTCACGATCGACGGCGATGGGTCGTCGACCCGGGGCGTCCACCTCCGCGGGAGCGTGCTCGCCTCGACGAGCGTCCCGTACACCCCCGAGCTGCGCGCCCGGCTGATCGCGGCGCTTCCGCCCGCGCAGACCACGCTCGCCGAGGTGGCCGAGCTCGACACGCTCATCGGGCAGGCGTTCGCCGAGGTCGCCGCCGACATCTCCGCCGAGGTCGGCGGCGTCGACGCGATCTGCTCGCACGGACAGACCGTGTACCACTGGGTCGACGGCGCGCATGCGCTCGGAACGCTGCAGATCGGACAGCCCGCCTGGATCGCCGAGCGGGTGGGCGTACCCGTCGTCTCCGACATCCGCATCCGCGACATCACGGCCGGCGGCCACGGCGCTCCGCTGGTCTCCTTCCTCGACGAGCTGCTGCTGCGCACACACGCCGGCGTCTCGGCCGCCCTGAACCTGGGCGGCATCTCGAACATGACCGTGGTGCGCCCCGACGGCCTCGTCGCGTACGACATCGGTCCGGCGAACGCGCTCGTCGACGCGGTCATCGTGGAGCACGGGCTCAACCCGCTCGGCTACGACGACGACGCCCGGATCGCGCGCACGGGCCGCGTGGACGACGCCCTGCTCGCGGCGCTGCTCGCCGACCCGTACTACGCGCTGACTCCGCCGAAGAGCACGGGCAAGGAGCACTTCCACCTCGGCTACGTGCTCGAGCACCTCGCGGTGCAGGGGCGCGAGATCGCGGTCGAAGACGTCGTGCGCACCCTCACCGAGCTCACGGTGCAGACCGTCGCCCGCGACGTGGCCGCGGCCGGCATCGAGTTCCTCGCGGTGTCGGGCGGCGGATGCCGCAATCCGCTGATCCTCGACGGACTCCGCGCCGCTCTGCCGGGCACGCGGGTCGTCCTCGCGGACGAGCTCGGCGCCCCGGCCGACAGCAAGGAGGCGATCCTCCTCGCGCTGATCGGCTGGTGCACGATGCACGGCGTCTCGGCCATCGTCCCCGGCGGGACCGGGGCCAGGGAGCCGCGCATCCTCGGCACGATCACCCCGGGCGCCGGCCCGCTCGTGATGCCGCAGCCGGTCTCCGGCATCGACTCTCTGAGCCTCGCGGAGGCCGCGGCATCGTGA
- a CDS encoding YdeI/OmpD-associated family protein: MGALDEGERIRAADAAAWRAWLEENHERAAGVWLLSVRGTDSGGVGYEDAVRQALCFGWIDGPVRVFDEGGNDRANGQWFSPRRPGSGWAATNKARIALLEAEGLLAPAGIRVLEVAKANGSWTVLDGPEAGIEPDEFAAALDAVPAARENWDAFPKSVKKFGLTHIAMAKRPETRSARIAKIVADAAEGKRP; the protein is encoded by the coding sequence GTGGGCGCGCTTGACGAGGGCGAACGGATCCGCGCGGCGGATGCCGCCGCATGGCGCGCCTGGCTCGAGGAGAACCACGAACGCGCGGCCGGCGTCTGGCTCCTGAGCGTGCGTGGCACGGACTCCGGCGGCGTCGGCTACGAGGATGCCGTGCGGCAGGCGCTCTGCTTCGGATGGATCGACGGCCCGGTGCGCGTCTTCGACGAGGGAGGCAACGACCGCGCCAACGGGCAGTGGTTCTCGCCGCGCCGCCCCGGCAGCGGATGGGCGGCGACCAACAAGGCGCGCATCGCCCTGCTCGAAGCGGAGGGGCTGCTCGCGCCGGCCGGCATCCGTGTCCTGGAGGTCGCGAAGGCGAACGGGTCCTGGACGGTGCTCGACGGGCCGGAGGCCGGGATCGAGCCCGACGAGTTCGCGGCAGCGCTCGACGCCGTGCCCGCGGCGCGCGAGAACTGGGACGCGTTCCCGAAGTCGGTCAAGAAGTTCGGCCTCACGCACATCGCGATGGCGAAGCGGCCCGAGACGCGGTCCGCCCGGATCGCGAAGATCGTTGCGGATGCCGCGGAGGGGAAGCGTCCATGA
- a CDS encoding ABC transporter ATP-binding protein, whose amino-acid sequence MSNTEPVLSIKGLAVAFRTGSELVTAISDVSIDVAAGETVAVVGESGSGKSTTAAAVNRLLPDNGMITAGSIRFDGRELTELGENAMISLRGAGIGLVPQDPMSNLDPLMRVGDQIGEALEVHGRTTGDATTARVVELLEMVGIADAANRARQYPHEFSGGMRQRVLIAMGLACTPRLLIADEPTSALDVTVQRRILDQLDELTDELGTAVFLITHDLALAAERADRIVVMFRGKIVEEGTSAEVLGNPQHEYTRQLLAAAPSLASRRDPLPLRETVASETPFVEVRDLRKEFALRSPKPGEPQTFTAVDGVSFSIRRGTTVSIVGESGSGKSTTANMVLGLEDVTSGSILFDGLDLTGLRRKELFALRRRVQPVFQNPYASLDPRYTVEQSIAEPLRVHRIGTAATRHARVLELLEQVALPAAMAERLPHELSGGQRQRVAIARALALEPELVVLDEAVSALDVLVQAQILDLLADLQRRLGLSYLFISHDLAVVRMISDEVHVMQRGVVVESGTPERIFDDPQHPYTKELLAAIPGASLAS is encoded by the coding sequence ATGAGCAACACCGAGCCCGTGCTGAGCATCAAGGGCCTCGCGGTCGCCTTCCGGACCGGCTCCGAGCTGGTCACCGCGATCAGCGACGTCAGCATCGACGTCGCCGCGGGAGAGACGGTCGCCGTGGTGGGCGAATCCGGATCCGGGAAGTCCACGACGGCCGCGGCCGTCAACCGGCTCCTCCCGGACAACGGCATGATCACCGCCGGCAGCATCCGCTTCGACGGGCGCGAGCTCACCGAGCTGGGCGAGAACGCGATGATCTCGCTGCGCGGCGCGGGGATCGGCCTCGTCCCGCAGGACCCGATGTCGAACCTCGACCCGCTCATGCGGGTCGGAGATCAGATAGGCGAGGCTCTCGAGGTGCACGGCCGCACGACGGGCGACGCCACGACGGCCCGCGTCGTCGAGCTGCTCGAGATGGTGGGGATCGCGGATGCCGCGAACCGCGCGCGCCAGTACCCGCACGAGTTCTCCGGCGGCATGCGCCAGCGCGTGCTGATCGCCATGGGGCTCGCCTGCACGCCCCGGCTGCTCATCGCCGACGAGCCGACCTCCGCGCTGGACGTCACGGTGCAGCGCCGCATCCTCGATCAGCTCGACGAGCTGACCGACGAGCTCGGCACGGCCGTCTTCCTCATCACGCACGACCTGGCGCTCGCCGCCGAGCGGGCGGACCGCATCGTCGTGATGTTCCGCGGGAAGATCGTCGAAGAGGGCACCTCCGCGGAGGTGCTCGGCAACCCGCAGCACGAGTACACCCGGCAGCTCCTCGCCGCAGCCCCCAGCCTCGCGTCGCGCCGCGATCCGCTCCCGCTCCGCGAGACGGTCGCGTCGGAGACGCCGTTCGTCGAGGTGCGCGACCTCCGCAAGGAGTTCGCGCTGCGCTCGCCGAAGCCGGGGGAGCCGCAGACCTTCACCGCCGTCGACGGCGTGAGCTTCTCGATCCGCCGCGGCACGACCGTGTCGATCGTGGGGGAGTCGGGCTCGGGCAAGTCGACGACCGCGAACATGGTGCTGGGACTCGAGGACGTCACCTCGGGATCGATCCTGTTCGACGGTCTCGACCTGACCGGTCTGCGGCGCAAGGAGCTCTTCGCCCTGCGGCGGCGCGTCCAGCCGGTGTTCCAGAACCCCTACGCGTCGCTCGACCCGCGGTACACGGTCGAGCAGTCGATCGCGGAACCGCTGCGCGTGCACCGCATCGGCACCGCGGCCACCCGGCACGCCCGGGTCCTCGAGCTCCTGGAGCAGGTCGCCCTTCCCGCGGCGATGGCCGAGCGCCTGCCGCACGAGCTCTCCGGCGGACAGCGGCAGCGCGTGGCCATCGCCCGGGCGCTCGCTCTCGAGCCGGAGCTCGTGGTCCTCGACGAGGCGGTGTCGGCCCTCGACGTGCTGGTGCAGGCGCAGATCCTCGACCTGCTCGCCGACCTCCAGCGCCGCCTCGGGCTCAGCTACCTGTTCATCAGCCATGACCTCGCGGTCGTGCGGATGATCTCCGACGAGGTGCACGTCATGCAGCGCGGCGTCGTCGTGGAGAGCGGAACGCCGGAGCGCATCTTCGACGATCCGCAGCATCCGTACACGAAGGAGCTGCTGGCGGCGATCCCGGGGGCCTCGCTCGCCTCCTGA
- a CDS encoding ABC transporter permease, translated as MFRQILRNTVLRRILAALGTLLGVAVFVFLMLRAIPGDQISSGLGTEAAALTPAQRAALEAYYGLDQPLFVQFFSWLGNIFTGNLGFSSRAQTSVLDLTLAALPVTFELAIFSIVIALAIGIPLGMLSASKPDSVRDGFGQVVGLAGLSIPAFLLGTALLAILASSFGFNPNGQGFVTLFQDPLLNLQQMLLPSIVLGFGIAAPIMRTTRTAVLEIRANDFIRTARAKGVPPRRLQIRHVLRNALVPIVTMTGLQFGYLLGGAVVVEQIFSLPGIGRQVLLGIQQKEYALVQSTVLVIALAFVIVNLLTDLLYRVIDPRVRAA; from the coding sequence ATGTTCAGACAGATCCTCCGCAACACCGTGCTGCGCCGCATCCTCGCAGCCCTCGGCACGCTCCTCGGCGTGGCCGTCTTCGTCTTCCTGATGCTGCGCGCCATCCCCGGCGACCAGATCAGCTCGGGCCTCGGCACCGAGGCCGCCGCCCTCACACCCGCGCAGCGCGCCGCGCTCGAGGCCTACTACGGTCTCGACCAGCCGCTGTTCGTGCAGTTCTTCTCGTGGCTCGGCAACATCTTCACCGGCAACCTCGGCTTCTCGTCGCGGGCGCAGACCAGCGTGCTCGACCTCACGCTCGCCGCACTGCCGGTGACCTTCGAGCTCGCGATCTTCTCGATCGTGATCGCCCTCGCCATCGGCATCCCGCTGGGCATGCTCTCCGCCTCGAAGCCCGACTCGGTCCGCGACGGCTTCGGCCAGGTCGTCGGGCTCGCCGGGCTCTCGATCCCCGCGTTCCTGCTCGGCACCGCGCTCCTCGCGATCCTGGCCTCCTCGTTCGGGTTCAACCCCAACGGTCAGGGCTTCGTCACTCTGTTCCAGGACCCGCTGCTGAACCTCCAGCAGATGCTGCTCCCGTCGATCGTCCTCGGCTTCGGCATCGCCGCCCCGATCATGCGGACCACGCGCACCGCGGTGCTGGAGATCCGCGCCAACGACTTCATCCGCACCGCCCGGGCGAAGGGCGTGCCGCCGCGTCGCCTGCAGATCCGGCACGTGCTGCGCAACGCGCTCGTCCCCATCGTCACCATGACGGGCCTGCAGTTCGGCTACCTCCTCGGAGGTGCCGTCGTGGTCGAGCAGATCTTCTCGCTTCCCGGCATCGGCCGCCAGGTGCTCCTCGGCATCCAGCAGAAGGAGTACGCGCTCGTGCAGAGCACCGTGCTGGTGATCGCGCTCGCGTTCGTCATCGTCAACCTGCTCACCGACCTGCTCTACCGGGTCATCGATCCTCGGGTACGTGCCGCATGA
- a CDS encoding ABC transporter substrate-binding protein produces the protein MSTARRASLGALTATGAILALVMTGCSAPASDPSPSEGAAGGDLVIGVTSDPDTLFPWKATQFQAVNVLQNLYGTLTEFDEELNVVPGLAESWDVSEDGLTVTLKLREGVTFADGSTFGSEDVKYSLDAIALEATAAVARSSLASVTAVEATDETTVTLTLSAPDAALPANLAVINMAMLSSDDTEEALNTTPNGTGPFVLEDRAPSQSLTLAKNDDYWGDAALLDTVEFRVIPDESSIVSAMQSGNVQLAVFDDPLVAQTAEGANVEVATTPQLSYHALQLNATRGDLADVNVRLAIQCAIDRQEVLDTAALGEGEVTGPITSPAYKSDPDARPCPERDLDKAAEYLKKAGKEDGVTINAIVSQGEYATSVNEAQNLKAQLADADITLEIEVLESGAFVDRWIAADFDAAVALNGGRPDPDGMYGRYFTSTGNLNKVAGYSSPELDALFAEGRQTADADERKEIYAQVSENLEDNAAWIWLFTSYTYTATASSVDGFVPMVNGSLQYLRTTSIK, from the coding sequence ATGAGCACAGCACGGCGGGCGTCACTGGGCGCTCTCACCGCGACGGGAGCCATCCTCGCCCTCGTCATGACCGGGTGCTCCGCCCCGGCATCCGATCCGTCCCCCTCCGAGGGTGCAGCCGGCGGCGATCTCGTCATCGGCGTCACCAGCGACCCGGACACCCTGTTCCCCTGGAAGGCCACGCAGTTCCAGGCCGTCAACGTCCTGCAGAACCTCTACGGCACGCTCACCGAGTTCGACGAGGAGCTCAACGTCGTCCCCGGGCTCGCCGAGTCCTGGGACGTCTCGGAGGACGGGCTCACCGTCACCCTCAAGCTCCGTGAGGGCGTAACCTTCGCCGACGGCAGCACCTTCGGATCCGAGGACGTGAAGTACTCGCTCGACGCGATCGCCCTCGAGGCCACCGCCGCCGTGGCGCGCAGCTCGCTGGCCTCGGTGACGGCCGTCGAGGCGACCGATGAGACGACCGTCACCCTCACGCTCAGCGCACCCGACGCCGCGCTCCCCGCCAACCTCGCCGTGATCAACATGGCGATGCTGTCCTCGGACGACACCGAGGAGGCGCTGAATACCACGCCGAACGGCACCGGGCCCTTCGTCCTCGAAGACCGTGCGCCGAGCCAGTCGCTCACGCTCGCGAAGAACGACGACTACTGGGGCGACGCCGCGCTGCTCGACACCGTCGAGTTCCGCGTCATCCCGGACGAGTCCTCGATCGTCTCGGCGATGCAGTCCGGCAACGTCCAGCTCGCCGTGTTCGACGACCCGCTGGTCGCCCAGACCGCCGAGGGCGCGAACGTCGAGGTCGCGACCACGCCGCAGCTGAGCTACCACGCCCTGCAGCTGAACGCGACGCGCGGCGACCTCGCCGACGTCAACGTGCGTCTCGCGATCCAGTGCGCGATCGACCGCCAGGAAGTCCTCGACACCGCCGCCCTCGGCGAGGGCGAGGTCACGGGGCCGATCACCTCTCCCGCGTACAAGTCCGACCCCGACGCGCGCCCGTGCCCCGAGCGCGACCTCGACAAGGCGGCGGAGTACCTGAAGAAGGCGGGCAAGGAGGACGGCGTCACGATCAACGCGATCGTCTCGCAGGGCGAGTACGCCACCTCGGTGAACGAGGCGCAGAACCTCAAGGCCCAGCTCGCCGACGCCGACATCACCCTCGAGATCGAGGTGCTCGAGTCCGGTGCGTTCGTCGACCGCTGGATCGCCGCGGACTTCGATGCCGCCGTCGCCCTCAACGGCGGACGCCCCGACCCCGACGGCATGTACGGCCGGTACTTCACCAGCACCGGGAACCTGAACAAGGTCGCCGGCTACTCCTCGCCCGAGCTCGACGCGCTGTTCGCCGAGGGCCGTCAGACGGCGGATGCCGACGAGCGCAAGGAGATCTACGCGCAGGTCTCCGAGAACCTCGAGGACAACGCCGCGTGGATCTGGCTGTTCACCAGCTACACCTACACCGCGACGGCGTCGTCCGTCGACGGCTTCGTTCCGATGGTGAACGGCTCGCTGCAGTACCTGCGGACGACCTCCATCAAGTAG
- a CDS encoding serine hydrolase domain-containing protein — MSAAQAVEAVMAERSAPAGVVVGITSPAGRDVAAGGRADLAGTPMTVETAFDIASVTKVAATTTALLGLVGRGELRFDDLVSRFLPGTACAPRTTLRHLLQHRAGLWEWQPLYLDPRDPVAAMDALPLRYGLDEGRHYSDLGFLLLGRIVAAVTGMPLDAAVRDLVTAPLGLDRTGFGPVAPPVASTAVGDIAERRMVATGEPYPILTSRRHFAWREEEITGAANDGNCFHAFGGIAGHAGLFSTADDLLAFGAALADPGQHADLWNPDAVADLFRDGPDPGQALGWRSDTVRVDGHEQRMLWHPGFTGCALGIIPGASTAVVMLGNRLLAAEPATTETLWRSALPALLGDQASRDTATSRETEGTRTP, encoded by the coding sequence ATGAGCGCCGCGCAGGCCGTCGAGGCCGTGATGGCAGAGCGCTCCGCTCCGGCCGGGGTCGTGGTCGGCATCACGTCGCCCGCTGGACGCGACGTGGCCGCGGGTGGTCGTGCCGACCTCGCGGGAACGCCGATGACGGTGGAGACCGCCTTCGACATCGCCTCCGTCACCAAGGTGGCCGCGACCACGACGGCCCTTCTCGGGCTGGTCGGCCGCGGCGAGCTCCGGTTCGACGACCTCGTCTCGCGGTTCCTCCCGGGAACCGCGTGCGCGCCGCGGACGACGCTCCGCCACCTGCTGCAGCATCGTGCCGGTCTCTGGGAATGGCAGCCGCTCTACCTGGACCCGCGCGACCCGGTCGCCGCCATGGATGCCCTGCCCCTGCGCTACGGACTCGACGAGGGGCGCCACTACTCCGATCTCGGCTTCCTGCTGCTCGGCCGCATCGTCGCCGCCGTCACGGGCATGCCGCTCGACGCCGCCGTCCGCGATCTCGTGACCGCGCCGCTCGGGCTCGACCGCACGGGCTTCGGGCCCGTGGCGCCGCCGGTCGCCTCGACCGCGGTCGGCGACATCGCGGAGCGCCGTATGGTGGCCACGGGCGAGCCCTACCCGATCCTCACCTCGCGTCGCCACTTTGCCTGGCGCGAGGAGGAGATCACCGGTGCGGCGAACGACGGCAACTGCTTCCACGCCTTCGGCGGGATCGCCGGGCACGCGGGACTCTTCAGCACCGCCGACGACCTGCTCGCCTTCGGCGCCGCCCTCGCCGATCCCGGGCAGCACGCCGATCTGTGGAATCCGGATGCCGTCGCCGACCTGTTCCGCGACGGACCCGACCCCGGCCAGGCGCTCGGCTGGCGCAGCGACACGGTGCGGGTCGACGGCCACGAGCAGCGGATGCTGTGGCACCCCGGCTTCACCGGCTGCGCCCTCGGCATCATCCCCGGCGCATCGACCGCCGTCGTGATGCTCGGCAACCGCCTCCTCGCGGCCGAGCCTGCCACGACAGAGACCCTGTGGCGATCGGCTCTCCCCGCACTCCTGGGCGACCAGGCATCCCGTGACACCGCGACTTCCCGTGAAACCGAAGGAACGAGAACACCATGA
- a CDS encoding ABC transporter permease, producing MTDISQTPALAPGGGRTMERVRLLLRSRSGLTGLIIVVLLGVLSIVSAFGLLPFDPLAQDPPSRLQPPSGVHWFGTDQFGRDVFSRVAAGVANSALISLVAVAFATVVGTVCGLIAGFYRGFSDGAITAVTNVLFAFPPLLLALSLASVFERNWFTIAVAIAIVYVPIFIRVTRGPVLSLREVEYVKAAKSTGQSRMATMFRHVLPNITSIIIVQVTLSLSWAVLTEASLSFLGLGTPPPAPSLGSMIFEARTLVTIAPWTMIAPGVIVVLLVVGLNLLGDGLRDSLDPRNRGKR from the coding sequence ATGACCGACATCTCTCAGACCCCCGCCCTCGCTCCCGGTGGCGGGCGTACGATGGAGCGCGTCCGGCTGCTGCTGCGCAGCAGGAGCGGTCTCACCGGGCTCATCATCGTCGTCCTCCTCGGTGTGCTCAGCATCGTCTCGGCATTCGGACTGCTGCCGTTCGACCCGCTCGCGCAGGACCCGCCGTCGCGCCTGCAGCCGCCCTCGGGCGTGCACTGGTTCGGCACCGATCAGTTCGGCCGCGACGTGTTCTCCCGCGTCGCCGCCGGCGTCGCGAACTCCGCCCTCATCTCCCTCGTCGCCGTCGCCTTCGCCACGGTCGTCGGCACGGTGTGCGGTCTCATCGCGGGCTTCTACCGCGGCTTCTCCGACGGTGCGATCACGGCGGTCACGAACGTGCTCTTCGCGTTCCCGCCGCTGCTGCTCGCGCTCTCGCTGGCCTCGGTCTTCGAGCGCAACTGGTTCACGATCGCGGTGGCGATCGCGATCGTCTACGTGCCGATCTTCATCCGCGTGACCCGCGGTCCCGTGCTGTCGCTCCGCGAGGTCGAGTACGTCAAGGCTGCCAAGAGCACCGGGCAGAGCCGGATGGCCACGATGTTCCGTCACGTGCTTCCGAACATCACGTCGATCATCATCGTGCAGGTGACGCTCTCGCTCTCGTGGGCCGTGCTCACCGAGGCGTCGCTGAGCTTCCTCGGCCTGGGCACCCCGCCGCCGGCGCCGTCGCTCGGGTCGATGATCTTCGAGGCGCGCACGCTCGTGACGATCGCCCCCTGGACGATGATCGCCCCGGGTGTGATCGTGGTCCTGCTCGTCGTCGGTCTGAACCTGCTCGGCGACGGACTGCGCGACAGCCTCGACCCGCGGAACAGGGGGAAGCGATGA
- the murQ gene encoding N-acetylmuramic acid 6-phosphate etherase — MTLEDLGGLATEASDPRYAELDRMSVAQLAQTMNDADATVPGAVQRALPQIVPAIEATAERMARGGRLVYVGAGTPGRIGVVDASECPPTFSTPPELVFAIMAGGPGAIVNPVEGAEDDADAGSAAIDEAGIGPLDTVIGIASSGRTPYVVAAIRRARERGALTVGLSCNTGTVLSAAAEHGIEVEVGPEVLSGSTRLKSGTAQKLVLNMFSTIVMVRNGKAYGNLMVDLKATNHKLRERATRMVQSIAGVDRDAAVGALETAGYDVKIASIMLRRGEDLAAATARITAADGRLRTALEEN; from the coding sequence ATGACCCTGGAGGATCTCGGCGGACTCGCCACCGAGGCGAGCGACCCCCGGTACGCGGAACTCGACCGGATGAGCGTCGCCCAGCTCGCGCAGACTATGAACGACGCGGATGCGACGGTGCCGGGCGCCGTGCAGCGGGCACTCCCGCAGATCGTGCCGGCTATCGAGGCGACCGCCGAGCGCATGGCTCGCGGCGGTCGGCTCGTCTACGTGGGCGCCGGCACGCCGGGCCGCATCGGCGTCGTGGACGCCTCGGAGTGCCCGCCGACGTTCAGCACGCCGCCGGAGCTCGTCTTCGCGATCATGGCAGGCGGACCGGGAGCCATCGTGAACCCGGTCGAGGGCGCGGAGGACGACGCCGACGCCGGCAGCGCCGCGATCGACGAGGCGGGTATCGGCCCGCTCGACACGGTGATCGGCATCGCCTCCAGCGGACGCACGCCCTACGTGGTGGCCGCGATCCGGCGCGCGCGGGAGCGCGGCGCACTGACCGTCGGGCTGTCCTGCAACACCGGCACCGTGCTCAGTGCGGCGGCGGAGCACGGCATCGAGGTCGAGGTCGGCCCCGAGGTGCTCTCCGGGTCGACGCGCCTCAAGTCGGGTACCGCGCAGAAGCTCGTGCTCAACATGTTCTCGACCATCGTCATGGTGCGGAACGGCAAGGCCTACGGCAACCTCATGGTCGATCTGAAGGCGACCAACCACAAGCTCCGCGAGCGCGCCACCCGCATGGTGCAGTCGATCGCGGGCGTCGATCGGGATGCCGCGGTCGGCGCGCTCGAGACGGCGGGCTACGACGTGAAGATCGCGTCGATCATGCTCCGCCGGGGCGAGGACCTCGCCGCGGCCACCGCACGGATCACCGCCGCCGACGGTCGGCTGCGGACAGCACTGGAGGAGAACTGA
- a CDS encoding GNAT family N-acetyltransferase: MNVEVRPATPDDLSGVLGVFLGCWRESYRGILPASAIDAMTDERAEALWGRVLADPVGEVLVAERDGEVVGLTRYAVSDGEAAVHSLYVSPRTHGGGVGTALLSAAGEALRAAGADAATLWVFAANAPSIGFYESRGWHTDGATRTQSDFGEPEQRMRREWA; encoded by the coding sequence GTGAACGTCGAGGTGCGCCCTGCGACCCCGGACGACCTGTCCGGGGTGCTCGGCGTGTTCCTGGGATGCTGGCGAGAGAGCTACCGCGGCATCCTGCCGGCATCCGCGATCGACGCCATGACCGATGAGCGCGCGGAGGCGCTGTGGGGACGGGTGCTGGCCGATCCGGTCGGCGAGGTGCTGGTGGCCGAGCGCGACGGCGAGGTCGTCGGTCTGACCCGCTACGCCGTGAGTGACGGCGAGGCGGCGGTGCACTCCCTGTACGTCTCGCCGCGCACGCACGGCGGCGGGGTCGGCACCGCGCTGCTGTCGGCCGCCGGCGAGGCGCTCCGCGCGGCCGGAGCGGATGCCGCCACCCTCTGGGTCTTCGCGGCGAACGCACCCTCCATCGGCTTCTACGAGTCCCGCGGCTGGCATACCGACGGAGCGACCCGCACCCAGTCCGACTTCGGCGAGCCGGAGCAGCGGATGCGCAGGGAGTGGGCATGA